The segment CATTTCTGTGTATACATGCAAATATTTGCAATACAGAATATGAATATAGTAAGATAAACTTATtgttgccccccgcgggttagggcgagtcccatattggttgggacgaggaagaatttacccgatgctccccagcatgtcgtaagaggcgactaacggattctgtttcttcttttacccttgttaagtgtttcttgtatagaatatagtcaatttttgtaaagattttagtcaagcagtatgtaagaaatgttaagtcctttgtactggaaacttgcattctcccagtaaggtcatatattgtactacgttgcaagcccctggagcaaatttttgattagtgcttttgtgaacaagaaacaattgacaagtggctctatcccatctcccccctttccccatcgcgatataacctatAATATCTGCAAACAGAATATTGATACAAAGCTATGCcatggttgtgtgtgttctgtgtgagaGATAAGTGGAATGTTATATCTGGAATGCTGTGACTGGGTTGAGTGAGAGAAGACGTACTGAGAATCTGCGTGTGTTATAAAGATGCTGCTGTTTATGCTGACTGACTTTGTCAGGTGGATATGTGTGTCTGATGTCATGTGTAAATTTGtgttttgaataaaaatgttgaacagaaataacagaaaagagagaaatatgtgtgactgtgtgtgatctgtacagggaaaactccCTTAAAATAAATCTGTGAAAATCAGCGTAAAGAACCTCTCTTAAAACGAAGCATGCGACGCTGAAAGCGtaacagttggcagctctgcGTGACATAATGATAAGTGCACGTACTCAACAGCTTGATGGGGTGTCTTATTGGTTAATTGGCCCAAAACGGTGCCTGATTAGTTCATTGTTCAAACATGACGCCGTCTAATGGGATACCTTCACCGGGGGGGTGCCAGTGTGCGTAcgtatgtgcgtttgtgtgtgtgtgtgtgtgtacaactattgtgtgtgtgtgtgtacaactattatgtgtgtgtgtgttcaactattgtgttttcagcataGCAATATGGTCCGACATTAAGACgaaacaagtataatgccgacgagtctgTCGTACAACGCACACGGAATATTAAGTTGTGTTTTGTTACATAAACCTGGAACCTAAATAAATtgttccatttttttttacttgtatGTCCCATTCTCACAGACACGGTACTGGAGGTGCAAAATGTAACACTCgcaacaaccaaaaaacaacTAAGACTATAAAGAGCCAAGAACTGCCTGTGAAATACACAATCTTGTGATCGACAAGCTGTCAAGACACCCAAGTAAATAAAACAGAACCTCtctaaaaagaaaacacacacaacacgatcTTGTCTTAGGGTTTGAGAAAGGCCGGGACGTTAGTGCTTGAAATGCATACGACACCAGCAACAAATGTGAACCAATCTCCAAATGAACATCCACTTTCACCTTCCAAAAAGGAAGATCGTTGCAAGCTCATATGTTCCCGAAAGAGCGTTCACCGTCCCTTTCTTTCTCAGAATAGCGATCTGTCTCATGTGTTTAAGATTAATTTGGTGAAGGAGTGAGGAAATACTGAACAAAAATAAGCACATCATTGCAATAGAATTCGTCATGTCCTGTCGAGATCCCTGCGCGTATTttccttcacccccccccccccccccccccccacgtttCAGTGTAGGACGGTTGTGTCACACTCAGTCTTAGGCCCGCTGACGTTATGAAGTGGAACGTTTCAGTGTTGGACGGTTGTGTCACACTCATAGTCTTAGGCCCGCTGATGTTATGAAGTGGAACGTTTCAGTGTTGgacagttgtgtcacacccagtCCTAATTAGGCCCGCTGACGTTATGAAGTGGAACGTTCTTATGACGGCCAGACTGAATTGGTACGCGACATGTTCCATTCATCAACTCGCGAGCTTCCATGGTGAAACTTAATAATAATGTTTTATGTTTGTTAGTGTGaatgtttatttctttgttaattttgtcaatgttgtatgtttgtgtctttttagtttagtttgttttgtttgcttatgccattaccctcgttaataaagaatttgtcttaataaagaatttgtcttcagctctctctccccctctttctctctctcttggagcCTCGTTCACCCAATAGCTGTCATTCTTCCCACGTAACTATAAGAACAGTGAACATTCAGACAGTGGCAGCATTGAAACACACATTGATGTCTCTTTCTCACATGTATCACAAAACATTCTCCTCGCTTTCTAGCTTCCTGACAACACTGGACTCTCACATTTTGCCCTTGGCCgaattcagacacacacacacatcttacccacgtttttaaacacacacagttACGGCTCTCCCTCACACATGTAACCAAACAGCAACTTGACCATTTCCATGGcaacattcagacacacacagttacgcctCTCCCTCACACATGTTAACACAGCAACTTGACCATTTCCATGGcaacattcagacacacacagttacgcctCTCCCTCACACATGTAACCAAACAGCAACTTGACCATTTCCATGGcaacattcagacacacacagttacgcctCTCCCTCACACATGTAACCAAACAGCAACTTGACCATTTCCATGGcaacattcagacacacacagttacGGCTCTCCCTCACACATGTTAACAAACAGCAACTTGACCATTTCCATGGCAAgattcagacacacacagttacACCTCTCCCTCACACATGTTAACAAACAGCAACTTGACCATTTCCATGGcaacattcagacacacacagttacGGCTCTCCCTCACACATGTAACCAAACAGCAACTTGACCATTCCCAAGGcaacattcagacacacacagttacgcctCTCCCTCACACATGTAACCAAACAGCAACTTGACCATTTCCGTGTCAACCACAGACACGGGATGAGCAAACATGTTCTCGGCGGCCACACTCAGGTCCCACAGGTCCAGGAACCACACTTTGTCCTCCAACCCCACAAACTCCTTCTTCCACACGTCCCTGTAGGACGACACGCTTGCGTCACCGACCATTGTTGTGCCCATGTGGGATTGGTATACGGCGTGAGGACCCCGGATGATGACCTTGACATTGGGGTGCAGCTGCACGAAGTCTTGCAGAGTTTGGCGTGCTTCGCGCACCCGCTGGCGGTACAGGGCTACAGAAAAGGCGGTGAAGTGTCGGTAGAAGTGCACGACGATAACGGCCTTGCCCCCCGGGGTGGCGTAGTGGAGGACGTTATCCAGTGCCCGGGGGAGGGGGATAGTGACCAGGTCCGCGTGTCTGCCAACATTGAACGGCAGGGCGTGGGAGAGGAACATTAGCGTGGAGTTGAGATTGAAGTTCTGAAAACAGTCGTGGAAAAACACAGCATTCAACATCGCTCAGTTTACGGGACAGGAACATTAAACAGTCATGGAAAAACACAGCATTCAACATCGCTCGGTTTAAGGGACAGAACATTAGCGTGGAGTTGTGAGATCGTAGTTCTGAAAACAGTCGTGAAAAAACACAGCATTAAACATCGCTCAGTTTAAGGGACAGGGACATTATCGTGGAGTTGAGATAGTAGTTCTGTAAACACACATGGAACATAAGCCAGCATTAAACATCGCTCGGTTTAAGGGACAGGAACTTTATCGTGGAGTTGAGATAGTAGTTCTGTAAACACACATGGAACATAAGCCAGCATTAAACATCGCTCGGTTTAAGGGACAGGAACTTTATCGTGGAGTTGAGATAGTAGTTCTGTGAACACACATGGAACAAAAGTCAGCATTAAACATCGCTCGGTTTAAGGGACAGGAACTTTATCGTGGAGTTGAGATAGTAGTTTTGTGAACACACATGGAACAAAAGTCAGCATTAAACATCGCTCGGTTTAAGGGACAGGAACTTTATCGTGGAGTTGAGATAGTAGTTCTGTAAACACACATGGAACATAAGCCAGCATTTAACATGATCGCTCGGTTTAAGGGACAGGAAAGTTATCGTGGAGTTGAGATAGTAGTTCTGGAAACAGTCATGAAAAAGACCAGCATTAAACATCGCTTGGTTGAACACAgagtccttcctgtgtaaacagtGTGGCTCATCCTCTTCGTTCTGGCATGGGGTTTGCGTGTTCTGGCATGGGGTTTGCGTGTTCTGGCATGGGGTTTGCGTGTTCTGGCATGGGGTTTGCGTGTTCTGGCATGGGGTTTGCGTGTTCTGGCATGGGGTTTGCGTGTTCTGGCATGGGGTTTGCGTGTTCTGGCATGGGGTTTGCGTGTTCTGGCAAGGGGTTTGCGTGTTCTGGCATGGCCGGGGTTTGCGTGTTCTGGCATGGGGTTTGCGTGGATAAAATCATCCTCCACTTAGACACgtacaaaccaaaacaacaacaacaaaaacaaaaaaccaccaaCAACTAAAAGTCAGTCTGGATGTCTGCTGTGCAGGGTATGCAGGTTCCACCATCGTGGCACTTAAAAGACATCAGTCATTCTGCCAAATATGCAGGTTCCACCATCGTGGCACTTAAAAGACATCAGTCATTCTGCCAAATGTGCAGGGTATGCATGTTCCACCACCGTGGCACTTAAAAGACATCAGTCATTCTGCCAAATGTGCAGGGTATGCATGTTCCACCACCGTGGCACTTAAAAGACATCAGTCATTCTGCCAAATGTGCAGGGTATGCATGTTCAATGTACCACACCCGACAGTATCCTGCAATAGCACATATGTTTAGCCGAAATGTGTAGTTTGTGCAGAAGTAAGATAGTGTCAAGATTATGCTGTTCTTCTTGTGATCGTGTCAAGATTGTGCTGTTCTTCTTGTGATCGTGTCAAGATTATGCTGTTCTTCTTGTGATCGTGTCAAGATTGTGCTGTTCTTCTTGTGATCGTGTCAAGATTGTGCTGTTCTTCTTGTGATCGTGTCAAGATTATGCTGTTCTCCTTGTGATATTGTCAAGATTGTGCTGTTCTTCTTGCGATATTGTCAAGATTATGCTGTTCTTGCGATATTGTCAAGATTATGCTGTTCTTGCGATAGTGTCAAGATAATGCTGTTCTTCTGGCGATAGTGTCAAGATTATGCTGTTCTTCTTGCGATATTGTCAAGATTATGCTGTTCTTGCGATAGTGTCAAGATTATGCTGTTCTTCTTGCGATAGTGTCAAGATTATGCTGTTCTTCTTGCGATATTGTCAAGATTATGCTGTTCTTCTTGCGATAGTGTCAAGATTATGCTGTTCTTCTTGCGATATTGTCAAGATTATGCTGTTCTTCTTGCGATAGTGTCAAGATTATGCTGTTCTTCTTGCGATATTGTCAAGATTGTGCTGTTGTCCTTGTGATATTGTCAAGATTATGCACTTCTCCTTGCGATATTTGACCTGCACGCCTCGCATGCAACGTTCTTGCGTCAGCGGCATTAGGACCAACACCTTCATTTTCCATTTCAATTGCTTCAGTTCTTCAACGACTGTATCAAACGCAGCTGACGATAATTTTTCGGGGCAAATCCGTCAAATTTTGCCTTGTAAGGGGGCTTATAAGTGCCGTGCTAACTGAGGTGCCTGAGATTGTGGAGGGAGGGTCCTCGGTGTGCAATCATAGGGTCACGTGATGACAATGAGCACTCACCTGACAGAGACGCGGCGCGTGCCATGGCCCGGAGCTCTTATACATTTCGCAGTGCGCGAAGCGGTAAGTGATGATGTCGAACCACAGGCGTTGGTTGGAGTCTCCCAACAGGATCAAGGTCGTGTTCCGCATACACCTGGCACAacgataacacacacacaatatgtcAGCTTGGTCAACAGGACCAGGGTCGTGTTCGGCATACACCTggcacaataacacacacactgacagacagacagacagacagacagacagacacacacacacacacacacacacacacacactctctctctctccgagtctcacacacacacacacacgcacactctcacactcacactgactcacacatgcacacaacgacgcccatttacatagaaacacctcctcgtataagcggggatgaaagagtggtggccagtgacccagaacgaacaaaagtcaaagctggctggtttgtattcagggaaatttgcacgaaatgcacgcacgagatacgacttttccttcgattttctctttttgggactttcatttgcgttagctcggtttgatatgaaaaaccgaagaaaagccctgccattttgcactgagaaactttggaagtagCGTTTGTACTACTGGGTctcgctgtagtacaattaccctcacttacttcctagtttgcttccaaagtaagctcttttttcgtcccatgcatgcgaaagtgaggatgtacttccgatgtcgctcaaaacgttggaagtagtcgcaaactaccctcagttacttcctcgctttgcttcgactgaagtaagcccttcttccgcgatccggcccatgcatacgaaagtgagccaagtacttccgatgtcactcaaaacttcgggagttgtcgcgtacTTCCCgatcccccataagcatacgggtcATGGTGgggaagctgcatgttgtgccctcccccatgtgttcttgtggagaagcagagcaggacacggcccacatcctacgagactgcaggagCCACCAGGTGCCGAGggaggaaatctggccattgccggagtccctgcacaacaagctgtacgggccagtggctgcgctgcagaggaccactaattatatctcaagatctggactccaagtgtgatcggcgatcgaaaagaagaagaagatggtgGTGTACTTTCATCGATGTTGAAGCAGCCATACTGACTGCCTTAATACCGAAATCTGTGGAACTGCAACATCATTAGCTAACTGCTGTTAGATGCAGAAACCATTTCCAGACTGAGGACACTACAGGACTGACCTTTGGACCCGCTCTGGAGTGAGGGCTGGCAGTGAACACGTGTTGGATTGCCACGCCCACTTGTTGAGCCAGCCCGTGTGGGCGGAGCTTTGCCACGTGTCTCTGGGGGGTCGCGCCCAGCATGGGGGGAGAGCAGGGGGGTTCTTGCTGGggcctgcaacacacacacgcacgcacgcacgcacgcaaacgcaCGAGTATGAACGCACGCGTACGTACGCAacggcatgcacacacacacacacacacacacacacactcgcacatacacacacacacacacgccacacacaccatacacacacacacacacacacacatacacacacacaaacaggcaggGAGGCAAGCAGGCAGGTAGGCGGCACACAtacccaaacacagacacacataagaaagcacactcacacacgcacacacacacgcacacacacacacacacacacacacacacacacacacacacacactcacacacgcacacacacacgcacacacacacagtcaaataTTCGTTGGTTGTCAGTGAAGTTGACATAAAGTCTCCTGAAATAGTATTCTGggacatgagaacaaacaaaaactacaaTAAAAGTTAGTCATACTGTACACATTCATCGAAAAGTTCGAGGAATTTGTACAAACACGGTTAATTCAAAGAAACAGTCACTCTGTTTTGTACGGATCTTACTGTTATAGAAACGCTTACTCTGGGTTTTACGGATCTGAACGTTAAAGAAAGACTCTCTCTGTGTTGTACGgatcttaataataataaataataagggtatttatagggcgcaaatcctaaaatcgttctaagcgccttacaatcttagcctaaatataataatcttaataacagcaacaatacacaacataagCGTCTTTAATGTTAAAGAAATACTCACTCTGTGTTGTATGGATCTTAATGTTGTTGGGGACCAGTCGGAGAGCCAGGCTGGTGTTGCTACAGCAGCTGTAACAGTCGTCAGAACAACATTACACTTactgtggggagccctactgagacacttactgtggggagccctactGAGACACTTACTTTGGGGAGCCCTACTGAGACACTTACTTTGGGGAGCCCTACTGAGACACTTACTTTGGGGAGCCCTACTGAGACACTTACTGTGAGGAGCCCTACTGAGAcactgtggggagccctactgagacacttactgtggggagccctactgagacacttactgtggggagccctactgagacacttactgtggggagccctactGAGACACTTACTGTGGGGAGCCTTACTGAGACACTTACTGTGAAGAGCCCTACTGAGACACATactgtggggagccctactAAGACACTTACTCTGGGGAGCCCTACCGAGACACTcactgtggggagccctactGAGACACTTACTGTGGGGAGCCCTACATAGACACGTACTTTGGGGAGCCCTACTAAGACACTTACTTTGGGGAGCCCTACTGAGACACTTACTTTGGGGAGCCCTACTGAGACACTTactgtggggagccctactgagacactcactgtggggagccctactGAGACAATTACTTTGGGGAACCATACTGAGACACTTactgtggggagccctactgagacattaactgtggggagccctactgagacacttactgtggggagccctactgagacacttactgtggggagccctactgagacactcactgtggggagccctactAAGACAATTACTTTGGAGAGCCATACTGAGACACTTactgtggggagccctactgagacacttactgtggggagccctactGAGACAATTACTTTGGGGAGCCCTACTGAGACACTTACTGTGGAGAGCCCTACTGAGACACTTactgtggggagccctactgagacacttactgtggggagccctactgagacacttactgtggggagccctactgagacacttactgtggggagccctactgagacaattactttggggagccctactgagacacttactgtggggagccctactGAGCCACTTactgtggggagccctactgagacacttactgtggggagccctactgagacacttactgtggggagccctactGAGACACTCACTGTAGGGAGCCCTACTGAGACACTCTCTGTGGGGAGCCCTACTGAGACACTTactgtggggagccctactgagacacttactgtggggagccctactgagacacttactgtggggagccctactGAGCCACTTactgtggggagccctactGAGACACTTACTGTGGGGAGGCCTACTGAGACACTCCCTGTGGGGAGCCCTACTGAGACACTTACTGTGGGGAGCCTTACTGAGACACTTactgtggggagccctactgagacactcactgtggggagccctactgagacactcactgtggggagccctactGAGACACTTACTGTGGGGAGCCGTACTGAGACACTTactgtggggagccctactgagacacttactgtggggagccctactgagacacttactgtggggagccctactGAGCCACTTactgtggggagccctactGAGACACTTACTGTGGGGAGGCCTACTGAGACACTcactgtggggagccctactGAGACACTTACTGTGGGGAGCCATACTGAGACACTTACTGTGGAGAGCCCTACTGAGAcactgtggggagccctactgagacacttactgtggggagccctactGAGACACCTACTGTGGGGAACCCTACTGAGACACTTAATGTGGGGAGCCCTACTGAGACACTTactgtggggagccctactgagacacttactgtggggagccctactgagacactcactgtggggagccctactGAGACACTTACTGTGGGGAGCCATACTGAGACACTTactgtggggagccctactgagacacttactgtggggagccctactgagacactgtggggagccctactgagacacttactgtggggagccctactgagacacttactgtggggagccctactGAGACACCTACTGTGGGGAGCCATACTGAGACACTTactgtggggagccctactGACACACTTACTTTGGGGAGCCCTACTGAGACACTTactgtggggagccctactGAGACACTCACTGTGGGGAGCCATACTGAGACACTTactgtggggagccctactGACACACTTACTTTGGGGAGCCCTACTGAGACACTTACTTTTTCAGTTTGGAGAGGAAGGGTCGGACCATACGTGCGATGGGTGTTTTGTCGATGGATTGGTAACTCATATGCTT is part of the Littorina saxatilis isolate snail1 linkage group LG15, US_GU_Lsax_2.0, whole genome shotgun sequence genome and harbors:
- the LOC138948440 gene encoding NXPE family member 1-like gives rise to the protein MGVTRKSVVFVVVVTFVGLLTYSYHLELGFSLTTSMIATAPSPFTIHQCHPDLLATLLHDPHPLFETNEDYLMPYLRKEGIPAQNGAGMRRERLDPVERYLFRQPPTTDTRCLPEELNSTVRIISPRDRYTVGDTVQIRLDLYTGYGTPRHSGGDDVRIWLKSASGNSSAVAKVTDLNNGSYLADAVLKWPGVTLVRVSLTHPQEYLRELSKLFHTIHSLQWITDVFTNDDGITEKTLCFHFAPIPGFTKICNLTSRNGDRTWFCSHPVSEGLNCSHWRENKHMSYQSIDKTPIARMVRPFLSKLKNCCSNTSLALRLVPNNIKIHTTQSPSKNPPALPPCWARPPRDTWQSSAHTGWLNKWAWQSNTCSLPALTPERVQRCMRNTTLILLGDSNQRLWFDIITYRFAHCEMYKSSGPWHAPRLCQNFNLNSTLMFLSHALPFNVGRHADLVTIPLPRALDNVLHYATPGGKAVIVVHFYRHFTAFSVALYRQRVREARQTLQDFVQLHPNVKVIIRGPHAVYQSHMGTTMVGDASVSSYRDVWKKEFVGLEDKVWFLDLWDLSVAAENMFAHPVSVVDTEMVKLLFGYMCEGEA